A section of the Halococcus hamelinensis 100A6 genome encodes:
- a CDS encoding GntP family permease — MGINEVGSGLLQTGIVPAPLLALVVGTVIVILLLAWLDVPAFLGLIIAAFAVGLVAPQVALGNVPTRIAEAFGENMVGIGIPILMAAIIGKSMTDSGAAQRIVRGFESLTGRDRAEYSLFGSSFVIAIPVFFDNVLYLLTPLARTAAARMEDNYTLYLIAVAGAGVVTHGFVPPTPGPLAAADQLSANLGTTIVVGLMVGLPTAALVSIGFGKWINSRMDIPLRDSMGMTTDELETMSTMSTDRLPGIVESLLPIVIAVGFIGANTTASNIFGVGGQLGAVMSFVGDVNFSLTLAAVVAAITFYRESSLDRTDWGEELTQALQSGGNIAAITAAGGAFGAMLAAAGIGEYIAGILSGFGLGILVTAWVIATAVRIVQGSATVAILTTAGIVAPLAGGFEPNAAYLVMAIGAGATTFSWYNDSGFWIIKELGGLTQVETLKTWSVATTLVSVFGFAFTVLFSTFLPLS, encoded by the coding sequence ATGGGTATTAACGAGGTAGGATCCGGACTGCTCCAAACGGGTATCGTTCCAGCGCCGCTCCTGGCGCTGGTCGTCGGCACGGTCATCGTCATCCTCCTATTGGCGTGGCTAGACGTTCCGGCGTTTCTCGGGCTGATAATCGCCGCGTTCGCCGTCGGGTTGGTCGCGCCACAGGTCGCGCTCGGGAACGTGCCGACGCGGATCGCGGAGGCGTTCGGTGAGAACATGGTCGGTATCGGGATCCCGATCCTGATGGCGGCGATAATCGGGAAATCGATGACCGACAGCGGTGCCGCCCAGCGGATCGTCCGAGGATTCGAGTCGCTCACCGGGCGGGACCGCGCCGAATACTCGCTGTTCGGGAGCAGTTTCGTGATCGCGATCCCGGTCTTCTTCGACAACGTCCTCTACTTGCTGACGCCGCTCGCGCGTACCGCGGCGGCGCGGATGGAGGACAACTACACGCTCTATCTCATCGCCGTCGCCGGCGCGGGGGTCGTCACCCACGGGTTCGTGCCGCCGACGCCCGGCCCGCTCGCGGCCGCGGACCAGCTCAGCGCGAACCTCGGCACGACCATCGTGGTCGGGCTGATGGTGGGGCTCCCGACCGCCGCGCTCGTCAGCATCGGCTTCGGGAAGTGGATCAACAGCCGCATGGACATCCCGCTCCGGGACTCGATGGGGATGACGACCGACGAGCTCGAGACGATGAGCACGATGTCGACCGACCGGCTGCCGGGGATCGTCGAGTCCCTCCTGCCGATCGTCATCGCCGTCGGCTTCATCGGCGCGAACACCACCGCGAGCAACATCTTCGGCGTCGGTGGCCAGCTCGGCGCGGTCATGAGCTTCGTCGGCGACGTGAACTTCTCGCTGACGCTCGCGGCGGTCGTGGCGGCGATCACCTTCTACCGCGAGAGTTCCCTCGACCGGACCGACTGGGGTGAGGAGCTCACGCAGGCGCTCCAGAGCGGTGGGAACATCGCGGCGATCACCGCCGCGGGTGGCGCGTTCGGGGCGATGCTCGCCGCCGCGGGCATCGGCGAGTACATCGCGGGCATCCTCAGCGGCTTCGGGCTCGGGATCCTCGTCACGGCGTGGGTGATCGCGACCGCGGTCCGCATCGTCCAGGGGTCGGCGACCGTCGCGATCCTCACGACCGCCGGGATCGTCGCTCCGCTCGCCGGCGGGTTCGAGCCGAACGCCGCCTACCTCGTGATGGCGATCGGCGCGGGTGCGACGACCTTCTCGTGGTACAACGACAGCGGCTTCTGGATCATCAAGGAGCTCGGCGGGCTCACCCAGGTCGAGACCCTCAAGACCTGGAGCGTCGCCACGACGCTCGTCTCGGTGTTCGGGTTCGCCTTCACCGTCCTGTTCTCGACGTTCCTCCCCCTGAGCTGA
- a CDS encoding energy-coupling factor ABC transporter ATP-binding protein, translated as MGPVIEARELTHEYPDGTTAVRDVTLAIEAGERVAVVGANGSGKSTLQLVLGGLVEPSAGTVEYFGETTDAEAVRDRLGVLLQDPNDYLFNTTVREDLEYGPAQLGMSRETADRRVAALADELGLRGLLERPPFRLSGGEKQRAALASVLAFDPDVLLLDEPFGAVDAHYRERIRKLVTDHEGTVVLFTPSLDAVPEVAERVVVVGQDGTVVADGSVRDVLTDGSLLTENGLRPPATVRLFEGILDAAELPLTVAAARRRLLREER; from the coding sequence ATGGGGCCCGTGATCGAGGCACGGGAGCTGACACACGAGTATCCGGACGGAACGACGGCGGTCCGGGACGTGACCCTCGCCATCGAGGCGGGCGAACGGGTCGCGGTCGTCGGCGCGAACGGGTCGGGCAAGAGCACGCTCCAGCTCGTCCTCGGGGGGCTCGTCGAGCCGTCGGCCGGGACGGTGGAGTACTTCGGCGAGACGACCGACGCCGAAGCGGTCAGGGACCGGCTCGGCGTGCTGCTCCAGGACCCGAACGACTACCTCTTCAACACCACCGTCCGCGAGGACCTCGAATACGGCCCGGCACAGCTCGGGATGTCACGGGAGACGGCGGACCGACGGGTGGCGGCGCTCGCCGACGAACTCGGGCTTCGTGGGCTGCTGGAACGACCGCCGTTTCGGCTTTCGGGCGGCGAGAAGCAGCGGGCGGCGCTCGCGAGCGTTCTCGCGTTCGACCCCGACGTCCTCCTGCTCGACGAACCGTTCGGTGCCGTCGATGCCCACTATCGAGAGCGGATTCGAAAGCTGGTGACCGACCACGAGGGGACCGTGGTGCTGTTCACGCCGTCGCTCGACGCCGTCCCCGAGGTCGCCGAGCGCGTCGTCGTCGTCGGGCAGGACGGCACCGTCGTCGCGGACGGCTCCGTTCGGGACGTCCTGACGGACGGCTCGCTGTTGACCGAAAACGGGCTCCGACCGCCGGCGACGGTGCGGCTCTTCGAGGGGATCCTCGACGCGGCCGAGCTTCCCCTGACCGTCGCGGCGGCACGACGGCGTCTCCTCCGTGAGGAGCGGTAG
- a CDS encoding SDR family oxidoreductase — MTSDDADVVVITGATSGIGRATARKFGEDGAHVGLLARGEDGLDATKEDVEEAGGEALAVQTDVTEHEEVENAADAVEEEFGPIDVWINDAMTTVFAEFLDVDPEEYNRVTAVTYLGAVNGSRAALSRMVPRDEGKLVQVGSAMSYRGIPLQSAYSGSKFAIRGMTESLRTELIHDDSDVDISMVQLPGLNTPQFEHCRGHVDEYPQPVPPIYQPEVAADAIHWVSYNRRRELYVGRASLKTIWGNKLVPWFVDRYLARTAYGGQFSDLDYDPDRPDNLFDPVEGDAGAHGPFDERAIPTSRQLQLAKHRRSIGVVAALLVTLFARLWVGGSDDGAEPTETE; from the coding sequence GTGACGTCGGACGACGCCGACGTGGTCGTCATCACCGGCGCGACCTCGGGTATCGGACGGGCGACCGCCCGGAAGTTCGGCGAGGACGGCGCGCACGTCGGCCTGCTCGCGCGGGGCGAGGACGGCCTCGACGCCACGAAGGAGGACGTCGAGGAGGCGGGCGGCGAGGCGCTCGCGGTGCAGACCGACGTCACCGAACACGAGGAGGTCGAGAACGCCGCCGACGCGGTCGAGGAGGAGTTCGGCCCGATCGACGTCTGGATCAACGACGCGATGACGACCGTCTTCGCGGAGTTCCTCGACGTCGACCCCGAGGAGTACAACCGCGTCACGGCGGTCACGTACCTCGGGGCCGTCAACGGTTCGCGGGCCGCGCTCTCACGGATGGTACCGCGCGACGAGGGGAAGCTCGTCCAGGTCGGGTCGGCGATGTCGTATCGCGGGATCCCGCTCCAGTCGGCCTACAGCGGCTCGAAGTTCGCGATCCGCGGGATGACCGAGTCCCTCAGGACCGAACTCATCCACGACGACTCCGACGTCGATATCTCGATGGTCCAGCTCCCGGGGCTCAACACCCCCCAGTTCGAGCACTGCCGGGGCCACGTCGACGAGTATCCCCAACCCGTTCCTCCGATCTACCAGCCCGAGGTCGCCGCCGACGCGATCCACTGGGTCTCCTACAACCGCCGTCGGGAGCTCTACGTCGGCCGCGCGTCGCTGAAGACCATCTGGGGGAACAAGCTCGTGCCGTGGTTCGTCGACCGCTACCTCGCACGGACCGCCTACGGCGGCCAGTTCTCGGACCTCGACTACGACCCCGACCGCCCCGACAACCTCTTCGACCCCGTCGAGGGCGACGCGGGCGCGCACGGGCCGTTCGACGAGCGCGCGATCCCGACCAGCCGCCAGCTCCAGCTCGCGAAGCACCGCCGGTCGATCGGCGTCGTCGCGGCGCTGCTCGTCACGTTGTTCGCACGTCTCTGGGTCGGCGGGAGCGACGACGGGGCCGAGCCGACCGAGACCGAATGA